Proteins encoded by one window of Rutidosis leptorrhynchoides isolate AG116_Rl617_1_P2 chromosome 7, CSIRO_AGI_Rlap_v1, whole genome shotgun sequence:
- the LOC139859729 gene encoding senescence-specific cysteine protease SAG39-like, whose translation MSSNSQTTLACSILLFISAILVSHSASRLLPVSSIYENHKQWMARYGRVYKDATEKEQHSKIFQENVQYIQSFNNDMSKTYKLAVNELADLTNEEFRTTRNRFLAHECSPSNSAFRYENVTAVPSSMDWRKKGAVTPIKDQGQCGCCWAFSAVAAMEGITQLKTGKLVSLSEQELVDCDTSGVDQGCEGGLMDNAFEFIISNKGLTTESNYPYKGVDGTCNSNEESHNAATITGYEDVPANSESALLKAVASQPVSVAIDASGSDFQFYSSGVFTGECGTELDHGVTAVGYGTSADGTKYWLVKNSWGTSWGQEGYIMMQRDVDAKEGICGIAMQASYPIKATSENLLVFREIKNADRLLAELERISFNGNPIRAFKAYARDSYKSEEHNKFNPGMHKKVEKERVINNNVFRDDRAFSEVAGNPKGDLRNIINQNREDLRFKLDNLKRHANRTNAKVERVVDVESKDDNSEMFDRSILIELKNIDLLSQVEDLCKAGGVSDFSLKLEVMLLMENKCAAESVLSHPEHPVRR comes from the exons ATGTCATCCAATAGCCAAACTACCCTAGCTTGTTCGATTTTACTATTCATTTCAGCTATCTTAGTTTCACATTCTGCATCCCGATTGTTACCAGTAAGTTCAATTTACGAGAACCATAAGCAGTGGATGGCTCGTTATGGACGTGTATACAAAGACGCTACAGAAAAAGAACAACATTCTAAAATTTTTCAAGAGAACGTTCAGTACATACAGTCTTTCAACAATGACATGAGCAAAACTTACAAACTTGCAGTCAACGAGCTTGCAGACCTTACAAATGAAGAGTTCAGGACAACAAGGAACCGATTCTTGGCACACGAATGCTCCCCATCAAACTCTGCTTTCAGGTATGAAAACGTAACCGCAGTTCCATCATCAATGGATTGGAGAAAGAAAGGAGCAGTAACACCTATCAAAGACCAAGGCCAATGTG GGTGTTGCTGGGCATTTTCGGCAGTGGCAGCTATGGAAGGAATAACCCAACTGAAAACAGGTAAGTTAGTGTCGTTATCCGAACAAGAGCTCGTGGACTGTGACACTAGTGGCGTAGATCAGGGATGTGAGGGCGGTCTTATGGACAACGCCTTTGAATTCATCATAAGCAATAAAGGCCTTACTACAGAGAGCAACTATCCTTACAAAGGAGTTGACGGAACCTGCAATAGCAACGAGGAATCTCACAACGCTGCAACAATCACGGGTTATGAAGATGTACCTGCTAATAGTGAAAGTGCACTGTTGAAAGCTGTAGCTAGTCAGCCAGTATCCGTAGCTATTGACGCTAGTGGGTCCGACTTTCAGTTCTACTCTAGTGGTGTATTTACTGGAGAGTGTGGTACGGAACTGGACCATGGTGTTACGGCGGTTGGTTATGGAACAAGTGCTGACGGGACTAAGTATTGGTTGGTGAAGAACTCATGGGGAACAAGTTGGGGTCAAGAGGGTTACATAATGATGCAAAGAGATGTTGATGCTAAAGAAGGAATTTGTGGCATCGCCATGCAGGCGTCTTATCCCA TCAAAGCTACGTCTGAAAATCTGCTCGT GTTTAGGGAAATAAAGAATGCAGACAGATTACTAGCTGAGCTGGAACGAATCTCCTTCAATGGAAACCCTATTAGGGCTTTCAAAGCATATGCTAGAGATTCGTACAAATCGGAGGAGCACAACAAGTTCAATCCTGGTATGCACAAAAAAGTGGAGAAGGAGAGAGTTATTAACAATAATGTGTTTAGGGATGATAGGGCCTTCAGTGAAGTTGCGGGGAATCCGAAGGGTGACTTGAGAAACATCATCAATCAAAACAGAGAAGATCTTAGATTCAAACTAGATAATCTGAAGAGGCATGCTAATAGAACAAACGCAAAGGTTGAAAGAGTGGTTGATGTAGAAAGCAAAGATGATAATTCTGAGATGTTTGATAGATCGATACTCATTGAGCTCAAAAATATTGATCTACTAAGCCAGGTCGAGGATCTTTGCAAAGCAGGAGGTGTGAGTGATTTCTCACTAAAGCTGGAAGTAATGCTACTCATGGAAAACAAGTGTGCAGCTGAATCTGTCCTTTCACACCCTGAGCATCCGGTGAGAAGATAG